The proteins below come from a single Salinilacihabitans rarus genomic window:
- a CDS encoding winged helix-turn-helix domain-containing protein produces the protein MSRGGWKHEPDSSAVLSALGSKYSAEILCAAGTPKSAQALSEDIEIPIATCYRRIEELVDAGLLECEGRRLSEEGRRTNIYRRTVDEIEVDFSAETPEFSRKPRTEAKNRLEDKLES, from the coding sequence ATGTCACGTGGTGGTTGGAAGCACGAACCCGATTCGAGTGCGGTCCTCTCGGCGCTCGGGAGCAAGTACAGCGCCGAGATCCTCTGTGCCGCCGGAACGCCGAAGTCCGCGCAGGCGTTGAGCGAGGACATCGAGATCCCGATCGCGACCTGCTATCGGCGGATCGAGGAACTCGTCGACGCCGGCCTGCTCGAGTGTGAGGGGCGACGGCTCTCGGAGGAAGGACGCCGCACCAACATCTACCGGCGAACGGTCGACGAGATCGAGGTCGACTTCTCCGCGGAGACGCCCGAGTTCTCCCGCAAGCCGCGCACCGAGGCGAAAAACCGCCTCGAGGACAAACTCGAGAGCTGA
- a CDS encoding competence/damage-inducible protein A produces MDVAVVTVGDELLAGRTTNTNATWLCERLAERGVGVERVTTVPDRVADIARVVNEYRAEYDAVVVTGGVGPTHDDVTMDGVAAALGRSLERHEGALEWLEEEGGYAREDLTEGTADLPRGARALHNEVGVAPGAALDGVYVLPGVPTEMRAMFESIADEFAGTRTYREEVVADEPESALLARIAELRERFDVRVGSYPGEFVRVSIESDDEATTEAAAAWLRERVDAPAQR; encoded by the coding sequence ATGGACGTAGCGGTCGTGACAGTCGGGGACGAACTGCTCGCCGGGCGGACGACGAACACGAACGCCACGTGGCTCTGCGAGCGACTGGCCGAGCGCGGCGTGGGCGTCGAGCGCGTGACGACGGTGCCCGACCGGGTCGCCGACATCGCCCGCGTCGTCAACGAGTACCGCGCGGAGTACGACGCGGTGGTCGTCACCGGGGGCGTCGGCCCGACCCACGACGACGTCACCATGGACGGCGTCGCGGCCGCGCTCGGTCGCTCGCTCGAACGCCACGAGGGGGCTCTGGAGTGGCTCGAAGAGGAAGGCGGCTACGCCCGCGAGGACCTGACCGAGGGGACCGCGGACCTCCCGCGGGGCGCGCGGGCGCTGCACAACGAGGTCGGGGTGGCACCGGGCGCCGCCCTCGACGGCGTCTACGTCCTCCCGGGCGTCCCGACGGAGATGCGGGCGATGTTCGAGTCGATCGCCGACGAGTTCGCGGGGACGCGGACCTACCGCGAGGAGGTCGTCGCCGACGAACCGGAGAGCGCGCTGCTCGCGCGGATCGCGGAACTGCGCGAGCGCTTCGACGTGCGCGTCGGCAGCTACCCCGGGGAGTTCGTCCGCGTCTCGATCGAGAGCGACGACGAGGCGACGACCGAGGCGGCCGCCGCGTGGCTCAGGGAACGGGTCGACGCGCCGGCTCAGCGGTAG
- a CDS encoding ATP-NAD kinase family protein, translated as MESIGVVVNPIAGMGGRVGLKGTDGVFEEARRRGAEPRAPDRAREALGALHRRAPEVAVYTAAGEMGAAAAREAGYEPTVVSDPGDAAVGETTAADTRAAVREFLDRGVDLVLFVGGDGTAVDVAEVLEESEGETPMLGVPAGVKIYSSVFGVTPADAGRIAAEFDRVESREVNDIDEEAYREGEVRAELRAVVPVPVASDVQSGKQLSSGSVDTLAEGFARDVDPETTYVFGPGSTVGAIEAELGIDPSPLGVDVWRDGEVLARDASEEEILSVVRDPAVIVVSPIGGQGFVFGRGNHQISPDVIRRAADVEVVASGQKLDGIGALRVDTDDADLDERLRGWMHVRTGRFTTRLVKVV; from the coding sequence ATGGAGTCGATCGGCGTCGTCGTCAACCCGATCGCCGGGATGGGGGGCCGGGTTGGCCTGAAGGGGACCGACGGGGTGTTCGAGGAGGCGCGCCGCCGCGGGGCCGAACCGCGGGCACCCGACCGCGCGCGGGAGGCGCTCGGCGCGTTGCACCGCCGGGCGCCGGAGGTGGCGGTCTACACGGCTGCCGGCGAGATGGGCGCGGCCGCGGCCCGCGAGGCGGGCTACGAGCCGACGGTCGTCTCCGACCCCGGCGACGCGGCCGTCGGCGAGACGACCGCGGCGGACACGAGGGCGGCCGTCCGCGAGTTCCTCGACCGCGGCGTCGACCTCGTGTTGTTCGTCGGCGGCGACGGGACGGCCGTCGACGTCGCCGAGGTCCTCGAGGAGAGCGAGGGCGAGACGCCGATGCTCGGCGTTCCGGCGGGAGTCAAGATCTACTCGTCGGTCTTCGGGGTCACCCCCGCCGACGCCGGCCGGATCGCCGCCGAGTTCGACCGCGTCGAGTCCCGCGAGGTCAACGACATCGACGAGGAGGCCTACCGCGAGGGCGAGGTCCGCGCCGAACTGCGGGCCGTCGTCCCCGTCCCGGTCGCGAGCGACGTCCAGTCGGGCAAACAGCTGTCCAGCGGCAGCGTCGACACGCTCGCCGAAGGGTTCGCCCGCGACGTCGACCCGGAGACGACGTACGTCTTCGGCCCGGGGAGCACCGTCGGCGCGATCGAGGCGGAGTTGGGGATCGACCCCTCGCCGCTGGGCGTCGACGTCTGGCGCGACGGCGAGGTGCTCGCCCGCGACGCCTCCGAGGAGGAGATTCTATCGGTCGTGAGAGACCCTGCGGTGATCGTCGTCTCGCCCATCGGCGGCCAGGGGTTCGTCTTCGGCCGGGGCAACCACCAGATCTCCCCGGACGTGATCCGGCGGGCCGCGGACGTCGAGGTCGTCGCCTCGGGGCAGAAACTCGACGGGATCGGCGCGTTGCGCGTCGACACGGACGACGCGGACCTCGACGAGCGATTGCGCGGCTGGATGCACGTGCGGACGGGACGGTTCACGACGCGGCTCGTGAAGGTCGTCTGA
- a CDS encoding phosphate signaling complex PhoU family protein yields the protein METRKVQRLGPSTLAMTLPAEWASEHGVEKGDEVTLRMGGKGTLTVMPESASSEETEAIIRADDLDADAVERAIVAQYVLGRRVIRVECDDGALDSAHINAVYRAETQLMGLGVIEETPESISIRCSVDPEDFTLDNLLERLERTGRTMRGEAVKALAHGNPDLAQRALNRERQANKIFVLLLRLIFTAYQNPNLARAVGLDSGFPLIGYRSIAKNLELTADNAEDVADIVMEADGHTLNVDSSVTREIREFTEQVDEITSLAVESAVERDYDKTIEVRKRFHEVSDREREILADLPEMQNEDLLQVREVLVSLQQTAQFAMRNAEIAANLALNEESEHTTIK from the coding sequence ATGGAGACGCGGAAAGTGCAGCGACTGGGGCCGTCGACGCTGGCGATGACCCTCCCCGCGGAGTGGGCGTCGGAACACGGCGTCGAGAAGGGCGACGAGGTTACCCTCCGGATGGGGGGGAAGGGAACGCTGACGGTGATGCCCGAGTCGGCGAGTTCGGAGGAGACCGAGGCGATCATCCGCGCGGACGACCTCGACGCCGACGCCGTCGAGCGCGCCATCGTCGCCCAGTACGTCCTCGGCCGGCGCGTCATCCGCGTCGAGTGCGACGACGGCGCCCTCGACTCGGCGCACATCAACGCCGTCTACCGTGCCGAGACCCAGTTGATGGGTCTGGGCGTCATCGAGGAGACCCCCGAGAGCATCTCCATTCGCTGTTCGGTCGACCCCGAGGACTTCACGCTCGACAACCTCCTCGAACGGCTGGAGCGGACGGGCCGGACGATGCGCGGCGAGGCCGTCAAGGCGCTCGCCCACGGCAACCCCGACCTCGCCCAGCGGGCGCTCAACCGCGAGCGTCAGGCGAACAAGATATTCGTCCTCCTGTTGCGGCTGATCTTCACCGCCTACCAGAACCCCAACCTCGCGCGGGCGGTCGGCCTCGACTCGGGCTTCCCGCTGATCGGCTACCGCTCGATCGCGAAGAACCTCGAACTGACGGCCGACAACGCCGAGGACGTCGCGGACATCGTGATGGAGGCCGACGGCCACACCCTCAACGTCGACAGCAGCGTCACCCGCGAGATCCGCGAGTTCACCGAGCAGGTCGACGAGATCACGTCGCTGGCCGTCGAGTCGGCGGTCGAACGCGACTACGACAAGACGATCGAGGTCCGCAAGCGGTTCCACGAGGTCTCCGACCGCGAGCGCGAGATCCTCGCCGACCTCCCGGAGATGCAAAACGAGGACCTGCTGCAGGTGCGCGAGGTGCTCGTCAGCCTCCAGCAGACCGCCCAGTTTGCCATGCGAAACGCCGAGATCGCCGCCAACCTCGCGCTCAACGAGGAGTCCGAGCACACGACGATCAAGTGA
- a CDS encoding DUF7528 family protein has protein sequence MSRGDAVALQDAIDAALTDRREFLHTAGTHREDGSYVVSRRGADSAGNAKVFESFAAARRLFDRLPDRFGAEEVCRTGITGSRRHLIVRHFAEHPAFDCRLASRSPLTVEKGEE, from the coding sequence CTGTCCCGCGGCGACGCCGTCGCCCTCCAGGACGCCATCGACGCCGCCCTGACCGACCGCCGCGAGTTCCTGCACACCGCCGGCACCCACCGCGAGGACGGCTCCTACGTCGTCTCCCGGCGCGGCGCCGACTCGGCGGGCAACGCCAAGGTGTTCGAGTCGTTCGCGGCCGCCCGACGGCTGTTCGACCGCCTCCCCGACCGCTTCGGCGCGGAGGAAGTCTGCCGGACCGGCATCACCGGGTCGCGGCGCCACCTGATCGTCCGCCACTTCGCCGAACACCCGGCGTTCGACTGTCGGCTGGCGAGTCGCAGTCCGCTGACCGTCGAGAAAGGCGAGGAGTAG
- a CDS encoding LEA type 2 family protein, whose protein sequence is MTDDRRGSSGALRIAGVLLLATLVVTLVALAVAYAAGVVGVPSIEAVDAEFGDVNETHTEVHTAVAVENPNPVGADVSVRYAVAMNDVEVAAGEDDVALPAGRSTEHVTVPLRNDRIPEWWATHVENGEETEVTIDATIESDALGLSTSHTEARTVETDVLATLESTETRPVNADQPGIDDPVLYVNRTEAEWGDVDAEGTELELRADVYNPQPFDVPVTELGYEADLNGVVVGEGTTGDEYRLRAGEVTTVEATTRIENERLDEWWVTHVENDEVSTLRVSFEARVPLGGVTITVPLDALAQEGTVETDVFGEGVGNDSTFDPRLRTTVHATERTVS, encoded by the coding sequence ATGACCGACGACAGACGGGGGTCGTCCGGCGCGCTCCGGATCGCCGGCGTCCTCCTGCTCGCGACGCTCGTCGTGACGCTCGTCGCCCTCGCGGTCGCGTACGCCGCCGGGGTCGTCGGCGTCCCGTCGATCGAGGCCGTCGACGCCGAGTTCGGCGACGTAAACGAGACCCACACCGAGGTCCACACCGCCGTCGCGGTGGAGAACCCGAATCCGGTCGGCGCGGACGTCTCCGTGCGCTACGCCGTCGCGATGAACGACGTCGAGGTGGCAGCCGGCGAGGACGACGTCGCCCTCCCGGCCGGCCGGTCGACCGAGCACGTCACGGTTCCGCTGCGCAACGACCGCATTCCGGAGTGGTGGGCGACCCACGTCGAGAACGGCGAGGAGACCGAGGTGACGATCGACGCGACGATCGAGAGCGACGCGCTCGGCCTGTCGACGAGTCACACCGAGGCGCGAACCGTCGAGACGGACGTCCTCGCGACGCTCGAATCGACGGAGACGCGGCCGGTGAACGCGGACCAGCCCGGCATCGACGACCCCGTCCTCTACGTGAACCGCACGGAGGCCGAGTGGGGCGACGTCGACGCCGAGGGGACGGAACTCGAACTGCGGGCCGACGTCTACAACCCGCAGCCGTTCGACGTGCCGGTGACGGAACTGGGGTACGAGGCGGACCTGAACGGCGTCGTCGTCGGCGAGGGGACGACCGGCGACGAGTACCGGCTCCGTGCCGGCGAGGTCACGACCGTCGAGGCGACGACCCGGATCGAGAACGAGCGCCTCGACGAGTGGTGGGTCACCCACGTCGAGAACGACGAGGTCTCGACGCTCCGGGTCAGTTTCGAGGCCCGGGTTCCACTCGGCGGAGTGACGATCACCGTGCCGCTGGACGCGCTCGCACAGGAGGGGACCGTCGAGACGGACGTCTTCGGCGAGGGGGTCGGGAACGACAGCACTTTTGACCCCCGACTCCGTACGACCGTCCATGCAACGGAGCGAACCGTCTCCTGA
- a CDS encoding DUF7525 family protein, which produces MAGITETTTDKGPGLTLAFAVLAALGALAMFAGAPTVLAAWGFAAAVVFGSLAVVAAHAYWD; this is translated from the coding sequence ATGGCAGGAATCACGGAGACGACGACGGACAAGGGACCGGGGCTGACGCTCGCGTTCGCCGTGCTGGCCGCCCTCGGCGCGCTCGCGATGTTCGCCGGCGCCCCGACGGTGCTCGCGGCCTGGGGGTTCGCGGCCGCGGTCGTGTTCGGTTCGCTCGCGGTCGTCGCCGCCCACGCCTACTGGGACTGA
- a CDS encoding DUF7123 family protein — protein MTDYSDEEQRILSYLRESAARGEQYFRAKNIAEAIGLSSKQVGARLPHLAEKSDDVDIEKWGRARSTTWRVTIS, from the coding sequence ATGACCGACTACTCCGACGAAGAGCAGCGGATTCTCTCGTACCTCCGCGAGAGCGCAGCCCGGGGTGAGCAGTACTTCCGGGCGAAGAACATCGCCGAGGCGATCGGTCTCTCTTCGAAGCAGGTCGGCGCGCGCCTCCCACACCTCGCGGAGAAATCGGACGACGTGGACATCGAGAAGTGGGGCCGGGCGCGCTCGACGACGTGGAGAGTCACGATCAGTTGA
- a CDS encoding CoxG family protein: MTVRVERSFELAAPPDRVWAFISDPEKRARSISVVADYTADDPDGRAATWHVELPIPFVRRTVTVETEDVERRPPEYVEFVGRSRVMTVRGEHEIVETADGCRLKNRFVVDGKVPGVETFFRHNLDEELENLRRALVRDLS, translated from the coding sequence ATGACCGTGCGGGTCGAGCGTTCGTTCGAACTGGCGGCCCCGCCGGATCGGGTCTGGGCGTTCATCTCCGATCCCGAGAAGCGCGCACGATCGATCAGCGTCGTCGCCGACTACACCGCCGACGATCCGGACGGCCGGGCGGCGACGTGGCACGTCGAGTTGCCGATCCCGTTCGTCAGGCGGACGGTCACCGTCGAGACCGAGGACGTCGAGCGGCGCCCGCCGGAGTACGTCGAGTTCGTCGGCCGCTCGCGGGTGATGACCGTACGGGGCGAACACGAGATCGTCGAGACCGCGGACGGCTGTCGCCTGAAGAACCGGTTCGTCGTCGACGGGAAGGTCCCGGGCGTCGAGACGTTCTTCCGGCACAACCTCGACGAGGAACTGGAGAACCTGCGCCGGGCGCTCGTGAGGGATCTGTCGTGA
- a CDS encoding nitrilase-related carbon-nitrogen hydrolase: MTATVALAQIHVEAGDVDDNVDRAVDAVAAAADRGADLVALPELFNVGYFAFDLYERLAEPLEGKSTTRLREAAAEHGVAVLAGSVVEDLAATESVETPAEEGYANAATLFDANGDLRLVYRKHHLFGYDSAENDLLVPGERVETADVCGLTVGVTTCYDLRFPALYRRLIDAGAELILVPSAWPYPRLEHWETLSRARAIENQCYVATVNGSGEFEDATLLGRSTVHDPWGVTLAASGDDPALVTAEVDPGTVADVREEFPALRDRRL; this comes from the coding sequence GTGACCGCGACCGTCGCGCTCGCGCAGATCCACGTCGAGGCCGGCGACGTCGACGACAACGTCGACCGCGCCGTCGACGCCGTCGCGGCCGCCGCCGACCGCGGGGCCGACCTCGTCGCGTTGCCCGAACTGTTCAACGTCGGCTACTTCGCGTTCGACCTGTACGAGCGGCTCGCGGAACCGCTCGAAGGGAAGTCGACCACGCGCCTGCGCGAGGCCGCCGCCGAACACGGGGTCGCCGTCCTCGCGGGCAGCGTCGTCGAGGACCTCGCGGCCACCGAGTCCGTCGAGACGCCGGCCGAGGAGGGGTACGCCAACGCGGCGACGCTGTTCGACGCGAACGGCGACCTGCGGCTGGTCTACCGCAAACACCACCTCTTCGGCTACGACTCCGCCGAGAACGACCTGCTCGTCCCGGGCGAGCGCGTCGAGACCGCCGACGTCTGCGGGCTCACCGTCGGCGTGACGACCTGTTACGACCTCCGATTCCCCGCGCTCTACCGGCGACTGATCGACGCCGGCGCCGAGTTGATCCTCGTGCCGAGTGCGTGGCCCTACCCCCGCCTCGAACACTGGGAGACGCTCTCGCGGGCGCGGGCCATCGAGAACCAGTGTTACGTCGCGACGGTAAACGGCTCCGGCGAGTTCGAGGACGCGACGCTGCTGGGGCGCTCGACCGTCCACGACCCGTGGGGCGTGACGCTGGCCGCGAGCGGCGACGACCCGGCGCTCGTCACGGCCGAGGTCGATCCCGGGACCGTCGCCGACGTCCGCGAGGAGTTTCCCGCGTTGCGCGACCGTCGGCTGTAA
- a CDS encoding aldehyde dehydrogenase family protein: protein MSHQATEQVYGHYVGGEWIDGDGSDTFESVNPATGEELARFRRATEADVDAALEAAAEAFDEWRSLSYIDRAEYLWDIYHELRERHEELGEIVTKECGKEISEGKADVTEAWHMVEWAAGNARHPHGDVVPSEIPNKDAYMRRKPRGVVGCITPWNFPVAIPFWHMAIALVEGNVVVWKPAEQTPWCGQIIAEMMDDAGVPEGVFNMVQGFGDAGAAIVDDSRVDTVLFTGSAEVGHEISGKVGGEPGKLAACEMGGKNGIVVTEEADLDIAVHSAVMSSFKTTGQRCVSSERLIVHEDVYDEFKERFVEVAESVAVGDPLDEDTFMGPAIEADHVEKIRRHNELAEKEGAEVLVDRFELDDDEVPEGHEDGHWVGPFVYEIDYDPELRCLKEECFGPHVALVKYSGDVEEAVEIHNDTPYGLAGAVISEDYRQINYYRDRADVGLAYANLPCIGAEVQLPFGGVKKSGNGYPSAREAIEAVTERTAWTMNNSKEIEMAQGLSADIKTQDD from the coding sequence ATGAGCCACCAAGCCACGGAACAGGTGTACGGCCACTACGTCGGCGGGGAGTGGATCGACGGTGACGGCAGCGACACGTTCGAAAGCGTAAACCCCGCGACCGGCGAGGAACTCGCACGCTTCCGACGTGCCACCGAGGCCGACGTCGACGCCGCTCTCGAAGCGGCCGCGGAGGCGTTCGACGAGTGGCGCTCGCTCTCGTACATCGATCGGGCGGAGTACCTCTGGGACATCTACCACGAACTGCGCGAGCGACACGAGGAACTGGGCGAGATCGTCACCAAGGAGTGTGGCAAGGAGATCAGCGAGGGGAAAGCCGACGTCACCGAGGCCTGGCACATGGTCGAGTGGGCCGCGGGCAACGCCCGCCACCCCCACGGCGACGTGGTCCCCTCCGAGATCCCGAACAAGGACGCCTACATGCGGCGCAAACCGCGGGGCGTCGTCGGCTGTATCACGCCGTGGAACTTCCCGGTCGCCATCCCGTTCTGGCACATGGCCATCGCCCTCGTCGAGGGCAACGTCGTCGTCTGGAAGCCGGCCGAGCAGACGCCGTGGTGCGGCCAGATCATCGCCGAGATGATGGACGACGCCGGCGTCCCCGAGGGCGTGTTCAACATGGTTCAGGGCTTTGGCGACGCCGGCGCCGCCATCGTCGACGACTCCCGCGTCGACACCGTGTTGTTCACCGGCTCCGCCGAGGTCGGCCACGAGATTTCGGGCAAGGTCGGCGGCGAACCCGGCAAACTCGCCGCCTGCGAGATGGGCGGCAAGAACGGCATCGTCGTCACCGAGGAGGCGGACCTCGACATCGCCGTCCACTCGGCGGTCATGTCCTCGTTCAAGACGACCGGCCAGCGCTGTGTCTCCAGCGAGCGGCTGATCGTCCACGAGGACGTCTACGACGAGTTCAAGGAACGGTTCGTCGAGGTCGCCGAAAGCGTCGCCGTCGGCGACCCGCTCGACGAGGACACGTTCATGGGGCCGGCCATCGAGGCCGACCACGTCGAGAAGATCCGCCGGCACAACGAACTCGCCGAGAAGGAAGGCGCCGAGGTGCTGGTCGACCGCTTCGAACTCGACGACGACGAGGTCCCCGAGGGCCACGAGGACGGCCACTGGGTCGGCCCGTTCGTCTACGAGATCGACTACGACCCCGAACTGCGCTGCCTGAAAGAGGAGTGTTTCGGCCCCCACGTCGCGCTGGTGAAGTACTCCGGTGACGTCGAGGAGGCCGTCGAGATCCACAACGACACGCCTTACGGGCTCGCTGGCGCGGTCATCTCCGAGGACTACCGCCAGATCAACTACTACCGCGACCGCGCCGACGTCGGCCTCGCGTACGCGAACCTGCCGTGTATCGGCGCGGAGGTCCAGTTGCCCTTCGGCGGCGTCAAGAAGTCCGGCAACGGCTACCCCTCGGCCCGCGAGGCCATCGAGGCCGTCACCGAGCGCACCGCGTGGACGATGAACAACTCGAAGGAGATCGAGATGGCCCAGGGGCTGTCCGCGGACATCAAGACTCAGGACGACTGA
- a CDS encoding RIO1 family regulatory kinase/ATPase — MDIRQFARGTVEWPRIERVVRTLADRYGREEVRVEFLEADNWLSTPCVVDEEWFVKIVSRQNALVHALLTTGRNVGAFSSGTEGFFDRFATPREMVEHEYEATRRMREIGVNAPRPIEAFEVNGLGVLVLEYLPAFRTFDDLADREVRARAPDLFEMLATMHAHGLAHGDLRAENILVCDGELYVIDATSVHEDRVDETTAYDLACALAVLEPRIGAREAVGAAAAVYDPETLLSARTFLDFVRLRPDHEFDSTQLRSEVEKAADLSGG; from the coding sequence ATGGACATCCGCCAGTTCGCTCGGGGGACCGTCGAGTGGCCCCGGATCGAGCGTGTCGTCCGGACGCTGGCGGATCGGTACGGCCGCGAGGAGGTGCGCGTCGAGTTCCTCGAGGCGGACAACTGGCTGTCGACGCCCTGCGTCGTCGACGAGGAGTGGTTCGTCAAGATCGTCTCCCGGCAGAACGCCCTCGTCCACGCCCTGCTGACGACCGGGCGCAACGTCGGCGCCTTCTCCTCGGGAACCGAGGGCTTCTTCGACCGGTTCGCGACGCCCCGCGAGATGGTCGAACACGAGTACGAGGCCACGCGGCGGATGCGCGAAATCGGCGTGAACGCCCCGCGACCGATCGAGGCGTTCGAGGTCAACGGGCTGGGCGTGCTCGTCCTCGAGTACCTCCCGGCGTTCCGGACGTTCGACGACCTCGCCGACCGGGAGGTGCGAGCGCGCGCCCCCGATCTGTTCGAGATGCTCGCGACGATGCACGCCCACGGCCTCGCCCACGGCGACCTGCGCGCGGAGAACATCCTCGTCTGCGACGGCGAACTGTACGTCATCGACGCCACCAGCGTCCACGAGGACCGCGTCGACGAGACGACCGCCTACGACCTCGCGTGCGCGCTGGCCGTCCTCGAACCGCGGATCGGCGCCCGGGAGGCCGTCGGCGCCGCCGCGGCGGTCTACGACCCCGAGACGCTGCTGTCCGCGCGGACGTTCCTCGACTTCGTCAGGCTCCGCCCGGACCACGAGTTCGACTCGACGCAACTGCGAAGCGAGGTCGAGAAGGCCGCCGACCTGAGCGGCGGCTGA
- a CDS encoding DUF7544 domain-containing protein codes for MYAVDDLGDAIDATREFLTPVRAGMWLRLALVVFFVGGASGGFPSVPGGTGTSPDTGPTDPGPAPGPEPTLTDGEILATILVIVGIVVAIALVFALIGSIMEFVFFESLRNGEVHLRRYSNRNVGKGLRLFGFRVVVGLLTAALVLGPFAALFLLGGFGDGTFVAALFLLIPVVILVALVSAVVGRFTTVFVAPIMLLEERGVLSAWRRFWPTFRGNWTEYVVYLLLVWVLRIAVGIGVGLVAAFVAVVAAIPFLVVGAALVFGLGDVGFLLAVPVGLLGLLVVLVLVLLVSVPIETYFRYYALLLLGDTNPDLDLVPEQRAAIRGDGGEDDGDRGWDAGPEDGGDTPGAGDEPAGRDDSRDRDDRSSTDDEDDWHW; via the coding sequence ATGTACGCCGTAGACGATCTGGGGGACGCGATCGACGCGACGCGGGAGTTCCTGACTCCGGTTCGCGCCGGGATGTGGCTCAGGCTCGCGCTCGTCGTCTTCTTCGTCGGCGGTGCCAGCGGCGGCTTTCCGTCGGTTCCCGGCGGGACCGGAACGTCGCCGGACACCGGACCGACCGACCCCGGCCCGGCGCCCGGGCCGGAGCCGACGCTGACCGACGGGGAGATACTCGCCACGATTCTCGTGATAGTCGGCATCGTCGTCGCCATCGCGCTCGTGTTCGCGCTGATCGGTTCGATCATGGAGTTCGTCTTCTTCGAGTCGCTGCGCAACGGCGAGGTCCACCTCCGCCGGTACTCGAACCGGAACGTCGGTAAGGGCCTCAGACTGTTCGGTTTCCGGGTCGTCGTCGGCCTGCTGACGGCCGCGCTCGTCCTCGGCCCGTTCGCCGCGCTCTTCCTGCTCGGCGGGTTCGGCGACGGGACGTTCGTCGCCGCGCTCTTCCTGCTGATCCCGGTCGTCATCCTCGTCGCGCTCGTCTCCGCGGTCGTCGGCCGGTTCACGACGGTGTTCGTCGCGCCGATCATGCTGCTCGAAGAGCGGGGCGTCCTCTCGGCGTGGCGGCGGTTCTGGCCCACGTTCCGGGGGAACTGGACGGAGTACGTCGTCTACCTGCTGCTGGTCTGGGTCCTCCGGATCGCCGTCGGCATCGGCGTCGGCCTCGTCGCGGCGTTCGTCGCCGTCGTCGCGGCCATCCCGTTTCTGGTGGTCGGGGCCGCGCTCGTCTTCGGCCTCGGGGACGTCGGCTTCCTCCTCGCGGTGCCGGTCGGACTCCTCGGCCTGCTGGTGGTCCTCGTGCTCGTCTTGCTCGTCTCCGTCCCCATCGAGACCTACTTCCGGTACTACGCGCTGTTGCTCCTCGGCGACACGAACCCCGACCTCGACCTCGTCCCCGAGCAGCGGGCGGCCATCCGCGGCGACGGCGGTGAAGACGACGGCGACCGCGGCTGGGACGCCGGTCCCGAAGACGGCGGCGACACGCCGGGGGCGGGCGACGAACCGGCGGGCCGGGACGACTCCCGCGACCGGGACGACCGCTCGTCGACGGACGACGAGGACGACTGGCACTGGTAG